Below is a genomic region from Bacteroidota bacterium.
GATGATATATATAATCATCAGTATAAAAAATCGTAAGACAAAAATAGCCTGAATATGAAAAGGAGTATTATTATTTTAGCCCTTTTGGCAAACTCATTATTAATTTACTCCCAGAAATGGGCCCCAACAGGAGCAAAATGGTATTACAGTTTTACCCCTGGGATGCAATATGAGCTTGCTGTCATCGAATCCATTGGAGATGTAACAATCAATGACGTCTTATGCCAGAAGCTCAATTCTTATGTTATTTATGCTGAGATGGAACCTAATGGGACTTATCATTGGGATACACTAAATTGTCCATATCAATACACATTTTTTAATTCAAACAAAGTCTTTATTTATAATTCAACATCCAATGGCTTCGATGTATTATACGACTTTAGTGCGACGCCTGGGGATATTGTGACTGTAAAAGATACTCCATTTCCTGGTTACTGCCCTGAAGGTTGTTACCCGGATTGTCAATTATTTCAATATGTGATTGATAGCATAAATTATAACCTGTTCATTAATGGAATAAATTTGAAAAGATTCTATACCTCACCCACTGAAAATTCTGATTATGTATTTACTGATCCGGATAGTATGGTCGGCTATGCTCCAATAATTGAAAGGCTGGGCTCATTAAAATATTTGTTCGGAGTTACTCGTATGCAGGTCATGGAAGGCGCAATAAATTGCTTGAGGTGTTATGAAGACAGTACGATTTTTTATAGGATCCCTGGCTGGCCTACAACTCTTCCATGTGATTATCTTCCACCTCTTTACACCCAACTCCCCGAAGATTCGGGAATGTTAAAAAAGCAAATAAAGGTATATCCTAATCCATCCGCAACCAATTTATACATTCAGTATCCGGATGGATTCGAAATACTGGGATATGAACTAATTAATTTATCAGGGTTGATTTGCCAAAGAGAAGACTTTTTAGTCCCCCAGAATCCTGTCTCTATAATTTCTTTAAGGCAGGGATATTATTTTTTAAAACTCAAGACAAGTAGAGGTGTCTTTTATTTTCATTTCATAAAGATTTAATAACCAGATATTTTTTTCTGAAGTAATTCTTCTAACAACATTTTACACTTAACATACCTGTCCTTTTTTTGTATGGCAGACAAAGAAAGAAGAAGAGAAATATGCTGAAAAGTCTATCCTATGAGATAAATTTTTAATTTCAAAACCACCCTACTCAATCTCTGCATATCAAAATAGTGTTTAGCCATTATATAAGCTTGCAGCTTGAAGCTTGCAGCTTTTCTTTAATATCAAATTTATATCTTTGCAGAAAAAAAGATATATGAATTTCATTGCGGAACTTCGCTGGAGAGGACTGATACACGACATGATGCCGGGGACGGAGGAACAGCTGGCAAAGGAAATGACAAGTGCCTATGTTGGATTTGATCCTACGGCCGACTCCCTGCATATTGGCAACCTGGTTTCTATTATGTTGCTCAAATTCTTTCAGCTTTCCGGTCATAAACCCATTGCCCTTGTCGGTGGCGCTACGGGCATGGTGGGTGATCCTTCCGGGAAATCAGAGGAAAGGAACCTTATTGAAGAGGAGACCTTGAATTATAATCTTGAATGTCAGAAGAAACAACTGATGAAATTCCTGGATTTTGAGTCGGGACCCAACGCAGCTGAGCTGGTTAACAATTATGACTGGATAAAAGGATTCAGCTTTCTCGGTTTCCTCAGAGAGATTGGTAAGCATATAACGGTGAATTATATGCTGGCAAAGGATTCAGTACAAAAACGGCTGGAATCGGGTATATCGTTTACAGAATTTTCATATCAACTCGTGCAGG
It encodes:
- a CDS encoding T9SS type A sorting domain-containing protein, whose protein sequence is MKRSIIILALLANSLLIYSQKWAPTGAKWYYSFTPGMQYELAVIESIGDVTINDVLCQKLNSYVIYAEMEPNGTYHWDTLNCPYQYTFFNSNKVFIYNSTSNGFDVLYDFSATPGDIVTVKDTPFPGYCPEGCYPDCQLFQYVIDSINYNLFINGINLKRFYTSPTENSDYVFTDPDSMVGYAPIIERLGSLKYLFGVTRMQVMEGAINCLRCYEDSTIFYRIPGWPTTLPCDYLPPLYTQLPEDSGMLKKQIKVYPNPSATNLYIQYPDGFEILGYELINLSGLICQREDFLVPQNPVSIISLRQGYYFLKLKTSRGVFYFHFIKI